From Domibacillus sp. DTU_2020_1001157_1_SI_ALB_TIR_016, a single genomic window includes:
- a CDS encoding YkvS family protein, producing MTKAEVGNIIEFKDGLRGIVEKVNENSVIVDLTIMEDFDERELEEKTVVNHKNYIIVHA from the coding sequence ATGACTAAAGCAGAAGTCGGCAACATTATTGAATTTAAAGACGGCCTACGCGGGATCGTCGAAAAAGTAAATGAAAACTCCGTCATTGTTGATTTGACAATAATGGAAGATTTCGATGAGCGCGAATTAGAAGAAAAAACAGTCGTTAACCATAAAAATTATATCATCGTCCATGCATGA
- a CDS encoding MarR family winged helix-turn-helix transcriptional regulator, giving the protein MKESEKSLKLFIVLSRAYKVVNEQVNGFIQKSGLNPTEFAVLELLYHKGPQPLQQIGGKILLASGSITYVVDKLEKKQLLKRVACPHDRRITHAAITEAGTELIERIFPVHEQNIHDLVSVLSEEEVEQATAILRKLGLSIKNLS; this is encoded by the coding sequence ATGAAAGAAAGTGAAAAATCGTTAAAATTATTTATTGTGCTATCGCGCGCATATAAAGTGGTAAACGAGCAGGTCAATGGGTTTATTCAAAAGTCCGGCCTTAATCCGACAGAATTTGCCGTACTGGAACTGTTATATCATAAAGGGCCTCAGCCGCTTCAGCAAATCGGCGGGAAAATCCTGCTTGCAAGCGGCAGTATTACATATGTTGTGGATAAGCTTGAGAAAAAGCAGCTGCTAAAACGGGTAGCCTGCCCACACGACCGGCGCATTACCCATGCCGCTATCACGGAAGCAGGAACAGAACTGATTGAGCGCATTTTTCCAGTGCATGAGCAAAACATTCATGATCTTGTGAGTGTGCTGTCGGAAGAAGAAGTCGAACAGGCAACAGCTATTTTAAGAAAACTGGGGCTGTCTATTAAAAACTTGTCGTAA
- a CDS encoding FAD-dependent oxidoreductase yields MDLKSGSVYWPETLREAPVYSSVKEDIECDVVIIGAGVSGACTAYELRNTGFDVVLVEKRTVAAGSSSANTGLLQFANDQLLHEAIRSFGKRPAVDHYWRCYDAIRYLQNDIVPSLPIDPDLVMRSSLFFASSEEDIGKIQTEYAALKEAGFDVDYVEREEMKKWVPFSRPAAIIAKGDAEVNPFKLTHGLVRAAAEEGVRVFEQTEVSLKKADEAGVVLRTETGHLLKAKKAIFAQGYETQETVKDPNAVVESSYAIITNPVEDLSFWKDGVMIWESNRPYYYARTTADRRIVIGGLDEPASEGSARDRKMPAKTEKLIGEAEAWFPSLKGKIRAEYSWSGSFAHTQDGQPIIGQYSHVPNSLFLLGYGGNGVVYSLFLSRLIARFLMGKRDAAFSFYSKERVYEPK; encoded by the coding sequence ATGGATTTAAAATCAGGAAGTGTGTACTGGCCGGAAACATTGAGAGAAGCGCCGGTTTATTCATCTGTAAAAGAGGATATAGAGTGTGATGTTGTGATTATCGGTGCAGGTGTATCAGGCGCCTGTACCGCTTATGAATTAAGAAACACAGGCTTTGACGTCGTGCTCGTTGAAAAACGGACAGTGGCCGCGGGAAGCTCAAGCGCGAACACAGGATTACTGCAGTTTGCCAACGACCAGCTTTTGCATGAAGCGATCCGTTCATTTGGCAAAAGGCCAGCCGTTGATCATTATTGGCGCTGTTATGATGCGATCCGCTATCTTCAAAACGATATCGTCCCGTCGCTGCCGATTGATCCGGACCTGGTCATGCGCAGCAGTTTATTTTTCGCGAGCAGTGAAGAAGATATCGGCAAAATACAAACTGAATATGCTGCTTTAAAAGAAGCCGGGTTTGATGTTGACTATGTGGAAAGAGAGGAAATGAAAAAATGGGTTCCTTTCAGCCGGCCGGCCGCTATTATCGCAAAAGGCGATGCAGAGGTTAATCCATTCAAGCTCACACATGGACTTGTAAGGGCGGCTGCCGAAGAAGGGGTCCGTGTATTTGAGCAAACAGAAGTAAGTTTAAAAAAAGCGGATGAAGCCGGTGTCGTTCTGCGAACAGAGACCGGCCATTTACTTAAAGCGAAAAAAGCCATTTTTGCCCAGGGGTATGAAACGCAGGAAACGGTAAAGGACCCAAATGCAGTCGTTGAAAGCAGCTATGCGATTATAACGAACCCAGTAGAGGATTTATCGTTTTGGAAGGATGGCGTTATGATCTGGGAATCCAACCGCCCTTACTACTACGCCCGGACAACAGCAGACCGGCGCATTGTAATCGGCGGACTTGATGAACCGGCTTCAGAAGGAAGTGCGCGTGATCGAAAAATGCCGGCAAAGACGGAGAAGCTTATTGGAGAAGCTGAGGCATGGTTCCCGTCTTTAAAAGGAAAAATACGCGCGGAGTACAGCTGGAGCGGGTCGTTTGCCCATACGCAGGACGGGCAGCCCATCATCGGCCAGTACAGCCATGTGCCCAACAGTTTGTTCCTGCTTGGCTATGGCGGCAACGGAGTGGTGTACAGCTTGTTTCTATCCCGTCTGATCGCCCGGTTTTTAATGGGAAAAAGGGATGCGGCTTTTTCATTTTATTCAAAAGAGCGGGTTTATGAACCAAAGTAA
- a CDS encoding acyltransferase family protein encodes MKKRDNYFDNVRFFLIFLVVFGHLLRPYIHTSPFLYALYMVIYSFHMPAFILISGFFAKSIKRPGYIKKAAEKLLIPFLIFQCVYSVFYFWIDHEEALSVRLLIPEWSLWFLMSLFLWHVLLLGTVKWLKNPFIALILSVAAGVGIGLVNESLTVLSIGRTFVFFPFFLAGYYAKKEWFQPLFRMRSRIPLFLFAAGLFAYCYTHTTMQIEWLFGSQSYAALGADGTDGLLLRLFVYAVNIVMIAFFLSVVPHKVFFFTAWGRNTLYVYLLHGFFVQSSRRVETLELPPSLLVLFGTAAVLTFALASPWTAALFRPFLELKRPSFFIKKENKS; translated from the coding sequence TTGAAAAAACGTGATAATTATTTTGACAACGTTCGGTTTTTTCTTATTTTTTTGGTGGTATTTGGTCATCTTCTTCGTCCATATATTCACACCAGTCCGTTCCTTTATGCTCTTTATATGGTAATCTATTCTTTTCATATGCCAGCTTTTATTTTGATTTCCGGCTTTTTCGCCAAAAGCATAAAGCGGCCGGGCTATATTAAAAAAGCGGCCGAAAAGCTGCTGATTCCATTTCTTATTTTTCAATGTGTGTATTCGGTTTTTTATTTTTGGATCGACCATGAAGAAGCTCTTTCCGTAAGATTGCTGATTCCTGAATGGTCGCTTTGGTTTTTAATGAGCCTATTCCTTTGGCATGTATTGCTTTTAGGCACCGTTAAATGGCTGAAAAACCCGTTTATTGCGCTTATCCTTTCGGTAGCAGCCGGTGTTGGAATCGGCTTGGTCAATGAATCACTGACTGTTTTAAGCATCGGCCGGACATTTGTGTTTTTCCCGTTCTTTTTAGCGGGCTATTACGCGAAAAAAGAATGGTTCCAGCCGTTGTTCCGCATGCGGTCACGCATTCCGCTGTTTCTTTTTGCAGCCGGGCTGTTTGCATACTGCTATACGCATACAACGATGCAGATTGAGTGGCTGTTTGGCTCCCAATCGTACGCGGCGCTCGGCGCTGACGGAACAGATGGTTTGCTTTTACGATTGTTTGTTTATGCTGTTAATATCGTCATGATTGCTTTTTTTCTTTCCGTCGTGCCGCATAAAGTCTTTTTCTTTACCGCATGGGGACGCAATACATTATACGTGTACTTGCTGCATGGTTTTTTTGTTCAGTCATCACGGCGTGTAGAAACACTGGAACTGCCGCCGTCTCTGCTTGTTTTGTTTGGAACGGCTGCTGTTTTAACATTTGCCCTGGCGTCTCCATGGACAGCCGCCCTGTTCCGCCCATTTTTGGAGCTGAAACGCCCTAGCTTTTTCATTAAAAAGGAGAATAAATCGTGA
- a CDS encoding B12-binding domain-containing radical SAM protein: MNITVCTLNAKYIHTNLAIRYLKSYCEDAYNIRLAEYTIKDPAMNIVSDLYSHKPDVIGFSCYIWNIEETIRVAGMIKKVLPECTIVFGGPEVTYDVPYWLDRLTDVDFIAIGEGEKTFRMLLDQLSGERDFSKVPGLAYKENGKQHIQPQTNKIDLRELPSPFRFEEDLDSLSKRITYIETSRGCPFRCQFCLSSIETGVRYFDREKIKDDIRFLMKNGAKTIKFVDRTFNISRSYAMEMFQFLIDEHVPGTVFQFEITGDIMRPEVIQFLNENAPAGLFRFEIGVQSTNDGVNELVQRKQNWEKLVRTVTMVKEGGKIEQHLDLIAGLPEENYDSFRNTFNDVFALRPEELQLGFLKLLRGTGLRLSAPQYGYQYMDQAPYEMLSNRVLPFDEVIRIKHTEDVLEKYWNDHRTDETIDYITRHLAETPFDFFQDFGTFWEANGWSRIGHQLEDLFKRLDSFVRTAYPNDAAHVESIMKYDYLANQRFKPRKPWWNTDESAQRKATYQQLAVHPLLAGESFASLGLREKELHKHTILEPVTMQKRNGAWVQEDGWLLVYFQPNGAGSSSYFFPSRLTAAM, encoded by the coding sequence GTGAATATTACTGTTTGCACATTAAATGCAAAATATATCCATACTAATTTAGCGATCCGTTACTTGAAATCTTACTGTGAGGACGCCTATAATATCCGGCTGGCCGAGTATACGATCAAAGATCCTGCCATGAATATTGTATCCGACTTGTACAGCCACAAACCCGATGTGATCGGCTTCAGCTGCTACATCTGGAATATTGAAGAAACGATCCGCGTAGCCGGCATGATTAAAAAAGTACTGCCTGAGTGTACGATTGTCTTTGGCGGTCCGGAAGTGACTTATGATGTTCCATACTGGCTGGACCGGCTTACAGATGTCGACTTTATTGCGATCGGTGAAGGAGAAAAAACGTTCCGTATGCTGCTCGATCAGCTGTCGGGAGAGCGCGACTTTTCCAAAGTGCCCGGCCTTGCCTACAAAGAAAACGGCAAACAGCATATTCAGCCCCAGACGAATAAAATCGACCTGCGCGAGCTGCCTTCCCCGTTTCGCTTTGAAGAAGACCTGGATTCGCTGTCTAAGCGAATTACCTACATTGAAACAAGCCGCGGCTGTCCATTCCGCTGCCAATTCTGCTTATCGTCTATTGAGACCGGAGTGCGCTATTTTGACCGCGAGAAAATAAAAGACGATATTCGTTTTCTGATGAAAAACGGGGCTAAAACCATTAAATTTGTTGATCGGACATTTAATATCAGCCGCAGCTATGCAATGGAAATGTTTCAGTTTCTCATTGATGAGCATGTGCCCGGCACTGTATTTCAATTCGAGATTACAGGCGACATTATGCGCCCGGAAGTGATTCAATTTTTAAATGAGAACGCCCCGGCCGGTTTGTTTCGCTTTGAAATCGGGGTACAGTCGACCAATGACGGCGTAAACGAGCTCGTTCAGCGAAAACAAAACTGGGAAAAACTGGTACGAACCGTGACGATGGTAAAGGAAGGCGGTAAAATTGAGCAGCATCTTGATTTGATCGCCGGCCTGCCGGAAGAAAATTACGATTCATTCCGCAATACGTTTAATGACGTATTTGCCCTTCGGCCGGAAGAGCTGCAGCTTGGCTTCTTAAAGCTGCTTCGCGGAACAGGTCTGCGTCTGAGCGCTCCTCAATACGGCTATCAGTACATGGATCAAGCGCCGTATGAAATGCTGTCAAACCGGGTGCTTCCATTCGATGAAGTGATTCGTATTAAACACACGGAAGACGTGCTTGAAAAGTACTGGAACGATCACCGGACCGATGAGACGATTGATTATATTACACGCCATCTCGCCGAAACACCGTTTGACTTTTTCCAGGATTTCGGTACATTTTGGGAAGCGAACGGCTGGAGCCGTATCGGCCACCAGCTGGAGGATTTGTTTAAACGACTGGATTCGTTTGTGCGGACCGCTTATCCGAATGACGCGGCTCATGTGGAGAGTATTATGAAGTATGATTATTTAGCCAATCAGCGCTTTAAGCCGCGTAAGCCTTGGTGGAATACAGACGAGTCTGCTCAGCGGAAAGCAACCTATCAGCAGCTTGCCGTCCATCCTCTTCTTGCCGGTGAGTCGTTCGCATCTCTCGGGCTTCGCGAAAAAGAACTGCATAAGCATACGATCCTAGAGCCCGTTACAATGCAAAAACGAAACGGCGCCTGGGTACAAGAAGACGGCTGGCTGCTTGTTTACTTCCAGCCAAACGGTGCCGGCTCTTCGTCCTACTTTTTTCCGTCCCGTTTAACGGCAGCTATGTAA
- a CDS encoding CPBP family intramembrane glutamic endopeptidase → MALWKDWRFILGVAAAYVLLYVTFLDKDIFWYIYTAATLFFISISIISEPIDDQQNTNRFMLYGILSGVVLYALFAAGYALLKLMPVSAEGHVSSIYALFSPVFIWHYIVLVLIIIPGEELFFRGFIQKRLGRYMNKWAAMVTAALFYASVFVFSGEWLWMMAALCGGLFWGSLYIWRKSIPMLIISHLIFDLLFVVFLPLA, encoded by the coding sequence ATGGCACTATGGAAAGACTGGCGCTTTATTCTCGGAGTGGCAGCGGCATACGTTCTTTTATATGTAACTTTCTTGGATAAAGATATTTTTTGGTATATTTACACAGCAGCTACTTTGTTTTTTATTAGTATTTCAATTATAAGCGAGCCGATCGATGATCAGCAGAATACAAACCGGTTTATGCTATACGGTATCTTGTCTGGGGTTGTTTTATACGCACTCTTTGCGGCTGGATATGCACTGCTGAAGCTGATGCCTGTATCGGCAGAGGGGCATGTTTCTTCTATCTATGCTTTATTCAGCCCCGTATTTATTTGGCATTATATCGTTCTTGTGCTGATTATCATTCCTGGAGAAGAATTGTTTTTTCGGGGATTTATCCAAAAGCGCCTCGGCCGCTATATGAACAAGTGGGCAGCTATGGTGACAGCGGCACTGTTTTACGCTTCTGTTTTTGTTTTTTCCGGTGAATGGCTTTGGATGATGGCAGCTCTTTGCGGCGGCTTGTTTTGGGGAAGCTTATATATATGGCGCAAAAGTATACCAATGCTCATTATTTCTCACTTAATCTTTGATTTGCTTTTTGTTGTTTTTTTGCCGCTTGCATAA
- a CDS encoding ATP-dependent Clp protease ATP-binding subunit: MKCQKCQQHRANVQMNVRVNGQSAQYHLCDACFQKEKQTMGGMNMNFGSFGFPFDEFMKGMQSPNPQQAMKQQVPPAGAGRGGILDQFGRNLSSLAKAGLIDPVIGRDKEVARVIEILNRRNKNNPVLIGEPGVGKTAIAEGLALYIAEGRVPSKLTGKEVYVLDVASLVAGTGVRGQFEERMKQIIEEVKTRKNLLLFIDEIHQLVGAGSAEGSMDAGNILKPALARGEMQLIGATTLKEYRQIEKDAALERRFQPVQVAEPNVEETIHILKGLQKHYEDFHQVTYTEEAIQACAALSHRYIQDRFLPDKAIDLLDEAGSKLNLTIDPSDTASIQEQLSEAAKRKEEALQKEAYEEAAKWRDEETALEQKLAQGGTAAEAPIVTAEVIQSLIASKTGIPVGKLHQDEQLQIKHLEENLAGKVIGQKRAVQKVAKAIRRSRAGLKAKNRPIGSFLFVGPTGVGKTELTKTLAEELFGSKEALIRLDMSEFMEKHSVSKLIGSPPGYVGFEEAGQLTEKVRRNPYSIILLDEIEKAHPDVQHMFLQIMEDGRLTDSQGRTVSFKECVIIMTSNAGVGRKNITVGFDKQAQKSDDSVLDSLSDFFKPEFLNRFDAIIEFEALGKEELIQIVDLMLGDLNDMLAEQQMKIDVDAAVKEKLAEIGFNPQFGARPLRRAIQKHIEDAIADFMIDHPNASHLKAVVENDQITIQSV; this comes from the coding sequence ATGAAATGTCAAAAATGCCAGCAGCATCGTGCGAATGTGCAAATGAATGTCCGTGTCAATGGTCAATCAGCACAGTATCATTTATGTGATGCATGCTTTCAAAAAGAAAAACAAACTATGGGAGGAATGAACATGAATTTTGGATCATTCGGTTTTCCATTTGATGAGTTTATGAAAGGAATGCAATCACCAAATCCGCAGCAGGCAATGAAGCAGCAAGTACCGCCAGCTGGAGCGGGACGCGGAGGGATTCTCGATCAATTCGGACGCAATCTGTCCTCACTTGCCAAAGCCGGATTAATTGACCCGGTGATCGGCCGAGATAAAGAAGTCGCGCGTGTGATTGAAATTTTAAACAGAAGAAATAAAAACAACCCTGTTCTGATTGGGGAGCCTGGTGTTGGTAAAACGGCGATTGCAGAAGGGCTTGCTCTTTACATTGCAGAAGGACGAGTGCCGTCGAAATTGACAGGCAAAGAAGTATATGTGCTAGATGTTGCTTCCCTTGTTGCCGGTACAGGTGTGCGCGGGCAATTTGAAGAGCGTATGAAACAAATCATTGAAGAAGTAAAAACGCGGAAAAATCTCCTTCTTTTTATTGATGAAATTCATCAGCTGGTTGGAGCGGGGTCAGCAGAAGGCTCTATGGATGCCGGCAATATTTTAAAACCGGCCCTTGCCCGCGGTGAAATGCAATTGATTGGTGCAACAACATTAAAAGAATACCGTCAAATCGAAAAAGATGCAGCGCTTGAACGCCGCTTTCAGCCGGTGCAAGTCGCGGAACCAAACGTAGAAGAAACGATTCATATTTTAAAAGGTCTGCAGAAGCATTATGAAGACTTCCACCAGGTTACTTACACTGAAGAAGCGATTCAAGCGTGTGCCGCTCTGTCACACCGTTATATCCAGGACCGATTCCTGCCGGACAAAGCAATTGACCTTCTTGACGAAGCGGGTTCTAAGTTAAACTTGACCATTGACCCGTCTGATACAGCTTCTATTCAAGAACAGCTTTCCGAGGCAGCAAAGCGTAAAGAAGAAGCGCTGCAGAAGGAAGCATATGAAGAAGCAGCAAAATGGCGTGACGAAGAAACTGCGCTGGAACAAAAACTGGCTCAAGGCGGTACAGCGGCTGAGGCACCAATCGTCACAGCAGAAGTGATTCAATCATTAATTGCAAGCAAAACAGGCATTCCGGTTGGAAAGCTTCATCAAGATGAACAGCTTCAAATCAAACATCTTGAAGAAAATCTTGCCGGCAAGGTAATTGGGCAAAAAAGAGCCGTTCAAAAAGTGGCGAAAGCGATCCGTCGCAGCCGTGCCGGCTTAAAAGCGAAAAACCGACCAATTGGTTCATTCCTGTTTGTCGGACCAACAGGGGTTGGTAAAACAGAATTAACAAAAACATTGGCAGAAGAGTTATTCGGCTCTAAAGAAGCCCTTATTCGCCTGGACATGAGTGAGTTTATGGAGAAACACAGTGTGTCTAAACTGATTGGTTCTCCTCCGGGATATGTAGGATTTGAAGAAGCAGGTCAGTTAACAGAAAAAGTGCGCCGTAATCCATACAGCATTATTTTGCTTGATGAAATTGAAAAAGCACACCCTGATGTTCAGCATATGTTCCTGCAAATAATGGAAGATGGCAGATTAACAGACAGTCAGGGACGGACGGTAAGTTTCAAAGAGTGCGTTATTATTATGACAAGCAACGCTGGTGTCGGCAGAAAAAATATAACAGTCGGCTTTGACAAGCAGGCTCAAAAATCCGATGATTCTGTTCTTGACTCATTGTCTGATTTCTTCAAGCCGGAATTTCTAAACCGTTTCGACGCGATTATCGAGTTTGAAGCGCTTGGCAAAGAAGAGCTTATCCAGATTGTTGATTTGATGCTCGGCGACTTGAATGATATGCTTGCGGAGCAGCAAATGAAAATTGATGTGGATGCAGCAGTAAAAGAAAAGCTGGCTGAGATCGGCTTCAACCCTCAATTTGGGGCACGGCCGCTTCGCCGGGCAATTCAAAAGCATATTGAAGATGCAATCGCTGACTTTATGATCGATCATCCAAATGCTTCGCATTTAAAAGCAGTAGTTGAAAACGATCAAATTACGATTCAATCAGTGTAA
- a CDS encoding TerC family protein — translation MDTALLLEYAWVLGVLIILEGILAADNAVVMAVMVKHLPKEEQKKALFYGLMGALVFRIAALFLISFLVQVWQVQAIGALYLFFICVSHLYKKWKEDRKIEGHGLEKDLRGSSFWMTVLKVEVADIAFAIDSMLAAVALAVTLPETGWGQIGGIDSGQFLVMFLGGFIGVIIMRFAATWFVRLLQKYPTLETAAFLIVGWVGVKLAVFTLSHPSLAVLDEHFPESKPWKLVFWGVLLAIAAGGYLVARAKGPEESSENASA, via the coding sequence ATGGATACAGCTTTATTACTGGAGTATGCATGGGTACTCGGAGTCCTGATTATTTTGGAAGGGATTTTAGCAGCAGACAATGCTGTCGTCATGGCGGTTATGGTCAAACACCTGCCGAAAGAGGAGCAGAAAAAAGCACTGTTTTACGGATTGATGGGCGCTCTTGTTTTTCGTATTGCGGCACTGTTCCTTATTTCGTTTCTCGTACAAGTATGGCAGGTACAAGCGATTGGCGCTCTTTATCTGTTCTTTATCTGTGTCAGTCATTTGTACAAAAAGTGGAAAGAAGACAGAAAGATCGAAGGACATGGACTCGAAAAGGATTTGCGCGGCTCTTCTTTTTGGATGACGGTCTTAAAAGTAGAAGTGGCGGATATTGCATTTGCCATTGATTCGATGCTGGCGGCTGTAGCATTAGCCGTTACGCTTCCGGAAACAGGCTGGGGCCAGATTGGCGGCATTGATTCCGGGCAGTTTTTGGTGATGTTCCTTGGCGGATTTATCGGTGTGATTATTATGCGCTTTGCGGCTACCTGGTTTGTCCGTCTTCTGCAAAAATATCCAACACTCGAAACAGCTGCATTTTTAATTGTCGGCTGGGTCGGCGTGAAGCTGGCAGTCTTTACATTGTCTCACCCGTCCCTGGCAGTGCTGGATGAGCATTTTCCTGAATCAAAACCGTGGAAGCTCGTTTTCTGGGGTGTTCTCCTTGCAATTGCTGCAGGCGGTTATTTAGTTGCCCGCGCGAAGGGGCCTGAAGAAAGCAGTGAAAACGCCAGCGCTTAA
- a CDS encoding SDR family NAD(P)-dependent oxidoreductase, protein MFKNKTVIVTGGANGIGRATAYAFAAKGANTIIVDMKEEGRTVVQEWKQSGYNAAFYCADVGNTDKMAELFAQINQEYGGIDILINNAGVSSFGSIWDIKKTDWDKIMTTNAASVLFCSREAARYMKSGSAIVNMCSTRQSMSEPHTELYAASKGAIYSLTHALSVTLGEKGIRVNSISPGWIETGDYTKLRPEDHGQHPAGRVGRPEDVAKACLYLTDPENTFVTGENLVIDGGMTRKMIYVH, encoded by the coding sequence ATGTTCAAGAACAAAACCGTTATCGTAACAGGCGGGGCAAATGGGATTGGCAGAGCAACAGCCTATGCTTTCGCCGCAAAAGGTGCCAATACAATTATTGTAGATATGAAAGAGGAAGGCCGGACAGTTGTTCAGGAATGGAAGCAATCCGGTTATAACGCGGCGTTTTATTGTGCGGATGTAGGAAATACAGACAAAATGGCAGAATTGTTTGCGCAGATTAACCAGGAATACGGCGGCATTGACATCTTAATTAACAATGCAGGAGTTTCTTCTTTTGGCTCTATCTGGGACATAAAGAAAACAGACTGGGACAAAATAATGACCACTAATGCAGCAAGCGTCCTGTTTTGTTCCCGCGAAGCCGCCCGCTATATGAAAAGCGGCAGCGCCATCGTAAATATGTGCTCAACTCGGCAAAGTATGTCAGAGCCTCATACAGAATTGTATGCAGCGTCAAAAGGAGCCATTTATTCGTTGACTCATGCGCTTTCCGTGACATTAGGTGAGAAGGGAATACGGGTAAACAGTATTAGTCCCGGCTGGATTGAAACAGGTGACTACACGAAGCTGCGGCCGGAAGATCATGGCCAGCATCCAGCAGGCCGGGTCGGCAGGCCGGAGGATGTAGCCAAAGCCTGTTTATATCTTACCGACCCAGAAAATACTTTCGTAACCGGAGAAAATTTGGTTATTGACGGTGGAATGACGCGCAAAATGATTTATGTTCATTAA